A window of uncultured Methanoregula sp. genomic DNA:
GGTAATAAACGATCGATGCGGACAGCGCCGTGATGAGATTGAGCACGAGCGAAGTTGAGATCGAGGTCAGCGTCGCGTAGCCGAGCAGGAAGAGGATCGGCGTATAGAGCGATCCGCCGCCCTGCCCGAACATCGAGAAAATAATGGAAACTATGAAGACCGCCGCGATGGCGATCAGGATGGTGCTGTCCATTGAACACCGGTTTATTGTGTTCCTTTCAGGACGTTCACCCAGGTCTGGTCATATCCCGAACAGGGAATACACTCGGGCCTGCCGTCCACCATCCTGACGTACCGCTCGAAGACATATTCGCCGCATTTACTGCATTTTGTCTTGTTGAAGGATCCTTTGGGGCGGCTGAACGTGAAGTCCGACAGTTTTGTTACCGAAAACATCTCTGACTCCGGCGCGGTCAGGACCATATCCACGACCTTATTTACCACATCCGCCGGAATCTGCGAGGGTTCGATGCCTTTCTTCCGGTAGGCAAAGAATTCCTGCTTGCCGAGTGCATCCTGGAACTCCGATTTCAGGTACACCCGGACCGCTCCTTTCCCCGGGACCGTAAGGAGACAGGCGACTTTTCCGTAGTTGAGCCGCTCCATCATGAGTTTACCGTACGTGCAGCCGGTGACAGACATGAATCCGTCGATCATACAGGTCTGAGGGTGGCCAACGCCCATCTCCGAGAGGCCGAATGCCCCGTGGTCCCCTATGTGCGAGACGCCGAGTTCCCGCATTGCAACTTGTCCCATCCGGTACCCGATCGGCATGAACGGGCAGATGTGCCCGTGGAAGTCCCAGACTCCCTGTGGTATTTCAACTTTTTCTGAAGTTGCCATAAGCGATCCTTATCGCGGGGTGTATAAATAATTTGCAGGGAGTTTCATGTTCCAAGAGATGGACACAGCCGTGGATGAGTCTGCACTCGACCCCTATTCCCGAAATCGTAGATAGTCCCGTATACTTGTGATAAAAAAATGGATTTCCCGAAACAGTTACCTCAAACATCATTTAGTGTGGGCAGAAACCGGAACATCCCTTCCGGTACTGAAATCTCGAACCGTGCCCCCCTGCCCGGCTCCCCATTCTCTTTGATCGTGATGCCGGTGATATCCAGGATCTCCCGGGAAAGAGCCAGGCCAAGCCCGGTGTTCTTCCCATAGCCCCGCCCGAAGATCTTCTCCTTTTCTTCAGCAGGCAACCCATTGCCGTCGTCTTCGCAAACAACAACATGAGCGCCGGCATGCTCCAGAACGAAGAACCGTATGGTTGTGATCTTCCCGCCGTATCGCAGGGCATTATCGATCAGGTTGTAACAGACTTTGACTATCAGCGGGTCGGCGAACACCTCCGCACCCGGAGGGATTTCGTTTTTCAATGCGATCTCTCCGAGCGGGGCCTCCTTTGCCGCAGTGTCTATGAGGACCCGGCAGTTCTGCCAGACAGGGGCATTGACACCGATCTCCGCATATTCTTTCGTAAACCGGATCATGGCTGAGATCCGGGAGCTTGCGTTTCTGATCCGGGTAAAATAGTTCTCAAAAGCCGGATAGGGAGCTTTGCTGTGTAATAACTCAACAAACCCGTCAAGGGTCATGAGCTGGTTGCTGATGTCATGCCGGGTGATACTGGAGAGAAGGGCAAGTTTGCGGTTTGCCCGGAGGAGCGCATCCTCGGCACGTCTCTGATCGGTAATGTCGCGCATGCTGTGGACTGCACCGACAAGTTTCCCGGTTTCATCCCATATTGGATCGGCAACAACAGTAAACCAGCGGCCGCCTGACTCCAGTTCCATCGTTTCCCGCTTATGCGATTCCAGCATCCGGTGGTGCGGACAGCCGGGTATCGGTCCCGTAGTATCATGTACTGCCTCCCAGCAGTGCCGTCCGACAAGAGCATCGGCATTCTTTGCTCCAAGGATTCCCTGCATCGTGCGGTTACACGTTATGATCCGCTGATCCGTGTCCAGAAGACAGATTGCATCAAGGGTCGAGTCGAATGTGCTCTGCCAGTGGAGTGCTGCATCCTGGAGTGATTGCTCAGTGCGTTTTCGTTCGGTAACATCAAAAATAACCCCGTCGAAAATCAGTTTTTCATTTTCCATTACAGGACTGGAAACCGCACTGACCCAGATAACCTGCCCGGAAGGTTTCACGTACTGAGTCTCAAACATCCAGGGGGTTTTTGTTCGGATGGCTTGCTGAACGGAATTGAGAAACTTTTCCCGGTTTTCAGGAACGATCCCTTCGGTGACCCGGTCAAAAAACGTG
This region includes:
- a CDS encoding FmdE family protein; translation: MATSEKVEIPQGVWDFHGHICPFMPIGYRMGQVAMRELGVSHIGDHGAFGLSEMGVGHPQTCMIDGFMSVTGCTYGKLMMERLNYGKVACLLTVPGKGAVRVYLKSEFQDALGKQEFFAYRKKGIEPSQIPADVVNKVVDMVLTAPESEMFSVTKLSDFTFSRPKGSFNKTKCSKCGEYVFERYVRMVDGRPECIPCSGYDQTWVNVLKGTQ